A genomic segment from Ramlibacter agri encodes:
- a CDS encoding response regulator transcription factor, with protein sequence MRVLIVEDDPTTSAMLAGLVRREHWHHQQAEDLASAWQALRTAAFDILLLDLSLPDGEGTDLLQKIRRGAPGELPDPKLPVLVISSRSQLRSRLMALDLGADGYVIKPVHLDEVGAVMRALLRRRTTIAAGQIRHRDLVLDPQSRRVQQAGAQVDLTEQEFAVLLALMEDRPRPLSRADIQARSGNRVGDGNAVEVHVHHLRRKLGDSLIQTVRGVGYRVPPDSRS encoded by the coding sequence ATGCGAGTTCTGATCGTCGAGGACGACCCGACAACCTCAGCCATGCTTGCGGGCCTCGTGCGCCGCGAGCACTGGCACCACCAGCAGGCCGAAGACCTGGCCAGCGCCTGGCAGGCGCTGCGCACCGCCGCGTTCGACATCCTGCTGCTGGACCTGAGCCTGCCCGATGGCGAGGGCACGGACCTGCTGCAAAAGATCCGCCGCGGCGCGCCTGGCGAGCTGCCGGACCCCAAGCTGCCGGTGCTGGTCATCTCGTCCCGTTCCCAGCTGCGCTCGCGCCTGATGGCGCTGGACCTGGGCGCCGACGGCTACGTCATCAAGCCCGTGCACCTGGATGAGGTGGGCGCCGTGATGCGCGCCTTGCTGCGCCGGCGCACCACCATCGCGGCCGGGCAGATCCGCCACCGCGACCTCGTGCTCGACCCGCAAAGCCGGCGCGTGCAACAGGCCGGCGCGCAGGTCGACCTGACCGAACAGGAATTCGCGGTCCTGCTGGCGCTGATGGAAGATCGGCCCCGGCCGCTGTCGCGCGCCGACATCCAGGCCCGCAGCGGCAACCGCGTCGGCGACGGCAACGCCGTCGAAGTGCATGTGCACCACTTGCGCCGCAAGCTCGGCGACAGCCTGATCCAGACCGTGCGCGGGGTCGGCTACCGCGTGCCGCCCGACTCGCGTAGCTGA